Genomic DNA from Erythrobacter aureus:
TTTCCTACTCGACGGGCATATTCTCAAGTACCGGTTTCCCGGAAATTGTCGTATTTTCACTGCCCAAACAGGTTTCCCATGACATCCTATGGGACATCTATCGTGACGTATCAGGTGGGAAGGCGTTTCCAGCTTCCACCAAGATCGAAGGCATATTCGGCAATCATGATGCCGTTTTTCTGCCGGTCTCTAGAAATAAATACCGCGACTACCTCGGCTGGAGTCGGTGGTTTTATGACGGTGATGAATTTCCCTGCCTTCAACTGATTTGGCCCGACCCCAACGGGAGATTCCCGTGGGAATCGGATTTTGAAACGAAATTCAAATCTGACCAACCCGACCTGACGAAAAGCGGCTGGACCGATTTGAGGATTCGGCCCTAAAGTTAGTTGGGTAGTTCGCCTGAAGAAAGAATTGGCCTTCACGCGCTGCTCTCATCGACGGCGCGCGGGCTATCGAGATAATCTGCCCAAACCGCCATCAGCTCGCGCCGCTTCTCGAAGAAGTCGGTGCGGCGATAGGCGGCTTCGACCTGGTTGCTCAGCTTGTGGGCCAAGGCCTTGTCTGCCACTTCCTTCGGAAAGTCGGTCTTCTCCGCCGCCCAATCGGTGAAAGCGGAGCGGAAGCCATGGACGGTTGCGCCCTTGATCCCGGCATCGCGCAACAGCTTGGTCATTGTCATGTCGCTAATGGGCTTCTCGCCATTGTTCGAGAAGACAAGGCCATCATCGCTCGTGCGCAGTTTCCAGCGTCGCCGCAGAATGGAAACTGCCGCTTGGGAGAGCGGCACGACATGCGTTTCCTTCGCCTTCATGCGCTCACCGGGAATGGTCCAGACCGCCTTGTCGAGGTCGATCTCGGTCCAGACGGCCTTGCGCGTCTCGCTCGAGCGCACGGCGTTGTAGATCGTAAAACGCAGGGCATCGCGGCCTGTTGTGGGTGATGCGGTCGCCAGCTCCTTCATGAACGCCGGAATCTCTGCATAGGGCATGGCCTTGAAGTGCTCGACCTTGTCGGTCTGGCGCGGCAATCCCTTGCGGACTGAGCGCAGCGCGGCCTCTTCTTCCCGCCATCCCCTGATATGCGCGAAGTCGAGCACGGCACCGATGCGCTGGAGAATCTTGCGAGCAGTGTCGGGGATTTCGAGCCAGATGGGCGTGAGCACCTCGACGACGTGGGTGCTGTCCACCTGATCGACGGGCTTCCTGCCGATCAGCGGGAAGACATGGTTCTCCATGCTGGAGATCCAGTTACGATAGTTCTGGTTCTTCCAGCCGTCCTTCAACGCCTCGTAGCATTCGCGCGCCGCCGTTTCGAAGCTGGGCACAACCTTGCGCGACTTTCGCCGTTCGGCAACCGGATCGATTCCTGCGCGGACCTGGCGGCGCAATGCGGCTGCGGCGTCTCGCGCCTCAGTCAGCGTCACATCGAGCGCCGACCCCAATCCATAGTCGCGTCGCCTGCCGTTGTGCTGCATCCGCAAGACCCAGCTGCGGGAGCCGCTCTCCTTCACGAAAAGACACAAGCCACGGCCATCAACGTAGCGACCGGGCTTGGCGTTTTTCACCTTCAATGCTGTCAGCGCCATAGGTTATACACACCATAAAATTGTTCCAACTTTCGACCCCACATGGTGATCGAAATGCAGGCAAACGGGGGCGATCAACCGTGAACACGGTAGACAACAAATCCCTGATTTTACAGAGTAGTTAGGGACGTCCCGACACTTCCTGCGACAGAAGTTTTAGCAATGTCGGGTGCGCCATTTCATCGGCATTTGGAAGACCTCCAGTCTACGCCGATCCGCGACCTTCGAGCTTAAGTAGAGATTTTGCGGTAGTAGCCCGCCCCATGGGCGATCTGCCGAGTCCCAAAAGGGCAATCAGGGCATCGGGGATGCCCTCACACCATAAAGCTTTCACCGCAGCCGCATGCGCCCTTGGCATTGGGATTTTCGAACACGAAGCCGGCTGTAAAATCGTCTTCGACCCAGTCCATCGTGCTGCCAATGAGATAAAGCACGCTGGCCCCGTCGATGTAGAACACGCCGCCGGGCGTTTCGATCTTCTCGTCGAACTTGGCTTCCTCGGTGACGTAATCGACCGAATAGGCAAGGCCCGAACAGCCGCGACGCGGGGTCGACAGCTTGACGCCGATCGCGTCGGCGGGCGCCTTGGCCATAAGATCGGCGACGCGCTGTTCGGCGGCGGGCGTCAGGATGACGGCAGCCTTGGGGGCGGGACGGGTCTTGGTGTCGCTCATCACAGCATCCCCAGTTCGAGACGTGCCTCGTCGGTCATCTTGTCGGGACCCCAAGGCGGGTCCCAGACGAGATTGACTTCCGCATCGCGAACACCCGGTACGCTGGCGGCGCGCAATTCGACCTCGCCAGGCATGGTTTCGGCGACCGGGCAATGCGGTGTAGTCAGCGTCATGGTGACGGTCACGTCGCTCTCATCGTCCACCTCGACGCCATAGATCAGACCGAGATCGTAGATATTCACCGGAATTTCCGGATCGTAGATTTCCTTGAGCGCGGCGACCACCGCTTCATACAAGTCGCCGCCGGGCGCACCGGCGGGCACGTTCTCGGGCTTTTTCTGGAGAAAGCCTTCGAGATAGTCGCGTTTGCGCTCCATGGTTTCGCGCGGGCTCTCCTCCGGATCGACGGCGTCCTCGACCCGCGCGCGCGGCGGCTTGTCCACGACGGTATCCGCCGGGGACGGCGCTGCAATGAAGTCCTTGTCCTGATCGTCGTTCATCCGAAGATCCTCTGGGTCCTTTCGATACCGCGCAGCAGCGCAGCGATGTCGCTTTCGTCGGAATAGAGCCCGAAGCTCGCCCGGGCGGTGGCGGGAACGCCGAGGTGGTGCATCAGCGGCTGCGCGCAGTGGTGGCCCGCACGGATCGCAACATTCTCTTCATCCAATATGGTGCCGAGATCGTGCGGATGAACCCCCTGAAGCGCGAAACTGACGATGCCCGCGCTTACCTCCGGCCCGAACAATGTGACCGAGTTCATGGAACGCAGTTCGTCGCGGAGCTGTTTCGCCAGCGCGCTTTCATGCGCGAACAGGCGGTCCGGGCCGAGCGCATCGACATAATCGATGGCCGCATGCAGCGCGATCGCCTCGGTAATCATCGGCGTGCCCGCCTCGAAGCGCTGCGGCGGCGGGGCGTAGGTGGTTTTCTCGAAGGTCACGCGATCGATCATCGCACCGCCGCCCTGCCAGGGGGGCATGGCATCGAGGATATCCTCGCGTGCCCACAACACGCCGATGCCGGTGGGTCCATAGGTCTTATGGCCCGAGAAAGCATAGAAATCGCAATCGAGCGCCGCCATGTCGAGCGCCATGCGCGGCGCGGCCTGGCAGCCGTCGAGCAGGATCTTCGCGCCGACCGAATGCGCCAGATCGGCGGCTTCACGCGCATCGAGCACGCTGCCCAGAACGTTCGAGACATGCGCCAGGGAAACCAGCCTGGTGCGCGGCGTCAGCAGTGCCTCGAGCGCGCCCAGATCGATCCGGTGGTCTTCGGTGAGCGGGCAGACGTCGATCTGCGCGCCGGTACGCTCGGCCACCATCTGCCAGGGCACGATGTTCGAATGATGCTCCAGCGTGGAAAGGACAATCCGGTCGCCCTCTCCGATATTGGCCATGCCCCAACTGGACGCGACGAGATTGATCGCCTCGGTTGCGCCGCGCACGAAAACGATTTCGTTCTCGCTCCTGGCACCCATGAACTCGGCCACGCGGCGGCGCGCGGATTCGTAGCCGAGCGTCATCTGCGCGCTGCGCGAATAAACCCCGCGATGAACCGTGGCATAGTCCTTGCCGAGTGCACGGGACATGGCGTCGATCACGGCTTGCGGCTTCTGGGCCGAAGCCGCCGTGTCGAGATAATGCCACGGCTGCCCATCGGCAGTCAGCAGGCCGGGGAAGTCCGCTTTCCGGGTCAAGGTCGCCGCTTCGCTCATAGCGCCCTGTCCACCTTGTCGAGCGCAATGCCCATCATCGACTCGCGCGTCTCGTCGTCGTCGAGCGAGACCAGCGCATCGCCGAGGAAGGCCTGCACCAGCAGACGGCGGGCAAGGTCGGGCGAAAGGCCGCGTGCCGCCATGTAGAACCGCGCGGTCTCGTCCAATTGGCCGACACTGGCGCCATGCGCGCACTTCACGTCGTCGGCGAAGATTTCGAGCTGCGGCACGGCATTCACGCTCGCGCCCTTTTCAAGCAGCAACCCCTTGAAGTCCTGCGCCGCATCGGTCTTCTGCGCATGGCGTACGACATCGATATTGCCGAGGAAATTGCCCGTGCCGTGGCCCCAGTGAACCGCACGAACCGTCTGATTGCTGGTGCCCTCCGGTTCGGCATGGATCGTGCGGGTGACGATCTCGCGCACCGTCTCGCGGCCACCCACGGTAATACCGCCAAGTTCGAAATGCGCGCCATTGCCGAGGGTCACCTCGATCTCCAGCCGCGCGAATTCGGCCGAGGAGAGCACGGCGAAAATCTCGCAGCGCGCGCCCTCGCCGACACTCACACGCCAGCGGTGCAGTTCGGTGGGCTTCGTATCCGCCGCATCGGCGATAAGGAGCGTTTCGCGGAAGGTCTCGCCCGCCGCGATATCGATCAGGCGCCAGTCGTCCAGCGCCTCGCCCTGCAACCGCTCGACCGCGGAATAACGCCAGGCCTCTTCGCGCCTTGTGGGAAGTTCGGCTGTTTCAGGCATCCGCCATCACCGCATCATACCCTTCACTTTCAAGCTCGATTGCCAGTTCGGGGCCGCCGGTACGTACGATCCGGCCCTGCGACAGGATCGAGACCTTGTCGGGCTTCACCACTTCGAGCAGGCGCTGATAGTGCGTGATCAGCAGCACACCCTTGGCCGGGTCGCGCATGATCGCATTGATCCCTTCGCCCACGACGCGCAGTGCGTCGATGTCGAGGCCGCTATCGGTCTCGTCGAGCACGGCGAATTTCGGATCGAGAATGCCCATCTGGACCATCTCGGCGCGCTTCTTCTCGCCGCCCGAAAAGCCGACATTGACGTGCCGCTTGAGCATTTCCGGATCGAGCTTGAGCAAGCCCGCCTTGTCCTTGGCAAGCTTGAGAAATTCACCGCCGGTCAGCGCTTCTTGCCCACGCGCCTTGCGCTGCGAGTTGAGCGCCTCGCGCAGGAATTGCAGGTTCGACACGCCGGGAATCTCCACGGGATACTGGAAGCCGAGGAACAGGCCGGCCGCCGCGCGTTCGTGCGGTTCGAGATCGAGCAGGTCCTGCCCGTTGAACTCGACCGAACCCTGCGTAACCTCGTAGCCGGGCCGTCCGCCCAATACATAGGACAGCGTCGACTTGCCGGCGCCATTGGGACCCATGATCGCATGGACCTCGCCCGCAGGCACTTCGAGCGTGAGCCCGTTCAGAATTGTCTTGCCGTCGATTTCGGCATGGAGATTGTCGATTTTCAGCATGATGCGATTTCCAGATTGTCGTCGCCCCGGACCTGATCCGGGGCCGGTGCTGTCTTGAGCGCAGCGCCAGAAAGAGAAGCACTATCCCGGATCAAGTCCGGGATGACGGGAGAGGGGTGTGAGCGCGTCATCGGCGGTCTCTCGGCCCGCCGGTCGGGCGACCTCGCCGCGGGGTCGC
This window encodes:
- a CDS encoding SUF system Fe-S cluster assembly protein → MNDDQDKDFIAAPSPADTVVDKPPRARVEDAVDPEESPRETMERKRDYLEGFLQKKPENVPAGAPGGDLYEAVVAALKEIYDPEIPVNIYDLGLIYGVEVDDESDVTVTMTLTTPHCPVAETMPGEVELRAASVPGVRDAEVNLVWDPPWGPDKMTDEARLELGML
- a CDS encoding cysteine desulfurase gives rise to the protein MSEAATLTRKADFPGLLTADGQPWHYLDTAASAQKPQAVIDAMSRALGKDYATVHRGVYSRSAQMTLGYESARRRVAEFMGARSENEIVFVRGATEAINLVASSWGMANIGEGDRIVLSTLEHHSNIVPWQMVAERTGAQIDVCPLTEDHRIDLGALEALLTPRTRLVSLAHVSNVLGSVLDAREAADLAHSVGAKILLDGCQAAPRMALDMAALDCDFYAFSGHKTYGPTGIGVLWAREDILDAMPPWQGGGAMIDRVTFEKTTYAPPPQRFEAGTPMITEAIALHAAIDYVDALGPDRLFAHESALAKQLRDELRSMNSVTLFGPEVSAGIVSFALQGVHPHDLGTILDEENVAIRAGHHCAQPLMHHLGVPATARASFGLYSDESDIAALLRGIERTQRIFG
- a CDS encoding tyrosine-type recombinase/integrase produces the protein MALTALKVKNAKPGRYVDGRGLCLFVKESGSRSWVLRMQHNGRRRDYGLGSALDVTLTEARDAAAALRRQVRAGIDPVAERRKSRKVVPSFETAARECYEALKDGWKNQNYRNWISSMENHVFPLIGRKPVDQVDSTHVVEVLTPIWLEIPDTARKILQRIGAVLDFAHIRGWREEEAALRSVRKGLPRQTDKVEHFKAMPYAEIPAFMKELATASPTTGRDALRFTIYNAVRSSETRKAVWTEIDLDKAVWTIPGERMKAKETHVVPLSQAAVSILRRRWKLRTSDDGLVFSNNGEKPISDMTMTKLLRDAGIKGATVHGFRSAFTDWAAEKTDFPKEVADKALAHKLSNQVEAAYRRTDFFEKRRELMAVWADYLDSPRAVDESSA
- a CDS encoding SufD family Fe-S cluster assembly protein, producing the protein MPETAELPTRREEAWRYSAVERLQGEALDDWRLIDIAAGETFRETLLIADAADTKPTELHRWRVSVGEGARCEIFAVLSSAEFARLEIEVTLGNGAHFELGGITVGGRETVREIVTRTIHAEPEGTSNQTVRAVHWGHGTGNFLGNIDVVRHAQKTDAAQDFKGLLLEKGASVNAVPQLEIFADDVKCAHGASVGQLDETARFYMAARGLSPDLARRLLVQAFLGDALVSLDDDETRESMMGIALDKVDRAL
- a CDS encoding HesB/IscA family protein encodes the protein MSDTKTRPAPKAAVILTPAAEQRVADLMAKAPADAIGVKLSTPRRGCSGLAYSVDYVTEEAKFDEKIETPGGVFYIDGASVLYLIGSTMDWVEDDFTAGFVFENPNAKGACGCGESFMV
- a CDS encoding DUF4262 domain-containing protein, whose translation is MKTAFDLPNSELDEQERKFLEEIGEHGWFNTRVFDPEREEPDFSYSTGIFSSTGFPEIVVFSLPKQVSHDILWDIYRDVSGGKAFPASTKIEGIFGNHDAVFLPVSRNKYRDYLGWSRWFYDGDEFPCLQLIWPDPNGRFPWESDFETKFKSDQPDLTKSGWTDLRIRP
- the sufC gene encoding Fe-S cluster assembly ATPase SufC, whose amino-acid sequence is MLKIDNLHAEIDGKTILNGLTLEVPAGEVHAIMGPNGAGKSTLSYVLGGRPGYEVTQGSVEFNGQDLLDLEPHERAAAGLFLGFQYPVEIPGVSNLQFLREALNSQRKARGQEALTGGEFLKLAKDKAGLLKLDPEMLKRHVNVGFSGGEKKRAEMVQMGILDPKFAVLDETDSGLDIDALRVVGEGINAIMRDPAKGVLLITHYQRLLEVVKPDKVSILSQGRIVRTGGPELAIELESEGYDAVMADA